A region of Lycium barbarum isolate Lr01 chromosome 1, ASM1917538v2, whole genome shotgun sequence DNA encodes the following proteins:
- the LOC132613681 gene encoding uncharacterized protein LOC132613681: MIFDGFMIAGTSFTTSKKMKISVTWEKRTRDFSEEELITFSDEDAVGITLPHNDMLVITMLIGNCRLKRKVVEEKSLLEKIIPVTRTLAGFNKSSETTKGEIELPVEARGITKVTKFYIIDGDIQYNAIFGRPWLHDIKSVPSTLHLLLKFPTPNGIKHIRGEKSASKEMFAIKEPAAIQSPSVPDE; encoded by the exons ATGATTTTTGATGGATTCATGATCGCTGGGACTAGCTTCACCACTTCCAAGAAGATGAAAATCTCAGTAACATGGGAAAAAAGAACTCGGGACTTCTCGGAGGAAGAGTTGATTACTTTCTCTGACGAGGATGCAGTGGGCATCACTTTACCTCACAATGACATGTTGGTTATCACCATGCTCATTGGCAACTGTCGATTGAAGCGT AAAGTAGTAGAGGAGAAGAGTCTCCTGGAGAAAATCATACCGGTAACAAGGACCCTTGCTGGCTTCAATAAGTCAAGCGAAACAACTAAAGGTGAGATTGAATTACCAGTGGAAGCCAGAGGAATCACCAAGGTGACAAAGTTCTATATAATCGACGGTGATATACAATACAATGCAATCTTTGGGAGGCCATGGCTTCACGACATAAAATCAGTCCCCTCAACATTGCATTTGCTGCTCAAATTTCCTACCCCAAATGGGATCAAGCATATTCGGGGAGAGAAGTCGGCGTCGAAGGAGATGTTTGCCATTAAGGAACCTGCAGCAATTCAAAGTCCATCTGTGCCTGACGAATAG